In Drosophila nasuta strain 15112-1781.00 chromosome 2R, ASM2355853v1, whole genome shotgun sequence, a single genomic region encodes these proteins:
- the LOC132786495 gene encoding LOW QUALITY PROTEIN: aminoacylase-1B-like (The sequence of the model RefSeq protein was modified relative to this genomic sequence to represent the inferred CDS: deleted 1 base in 1 codon), whose product MSKAEWENNEEIKIFREYLRIPTVHPNVDYTACTEFLKRQAASLDLPVEVVYPVNEANPVVVMKWLGKQPELPSIILNSHTDVVPVFEDKWTHGPFSADLDDEGRIFARGSQDMKCVGTQYLAAVRALKASGFQPKRTVYLTFVPDEEVGGYLGMRELVKGDYFKKLNVGFSFDEGISSEDETYALYYAERTLWHLKFQFSGTAGHGSLLLPNTAGQKLNYIVHKMMEFRDSQVKRLEEDPNLEIGDVTTVNLTRLGGGVQNNVVPPLLEVTFDIRVAVTLDLVAFEQQIRDWCKEAGGGIELVFEMKNPFVEPTKIDDTNPFWVAFKQSLDELGLKTRVRVFPGATDSRYVRYAGIPALGFSPINNTPLLLHDHDEFLRASTYLHGIEVYKKLISNVANV is encoded by the exons ATGAGCAAAGCCGAGTGGGAGAACAACGAGGAAATCAAAATTTTCCGCGAATATCTACGCATTCCAACAGTGCATCCAAATGTGGACTACA CCGCATGCACGGAATTCTTGAAGCGTCAGGCCGCCAGCCTCGATCTGCCCGTGGAAGTGGTTTATCCTGTGAATGAAGCCAATCCCGTGGTGGTCATGAAATGGCTGGGCAAACAACCAGAGCTGCCTTCGATCATACTCAACTCGCACACAGATGTGGTGCCGGTGTTTGAGGATAAGTGGACACATGGACCGTTTAGTGCTGATCTCGATGATGAGGGACGCATCTTTGCCCGTGGATCGCAGGACATGAAGTGCGTGGGCACTCAGTATCTGGCTGCAGTGCGTGCTCTCAAGGCAAGTGGCTTCCAGCCCAAGCGCACTGTGTACCTGACTTTTGTGCCGGATGAAGAGGTTGGTGGATATTTGGGCATGCGTGAGCTGGTCAAGGGAGATTACTTCAAGAAACTCAATGTGGGCTTCAGCTTCGACGAAGGCATCTCAAGCGAAGATGAGACTTATGCTCTGTACTATGCTGAGCGCACACTGTGGC ATCTCAAGTTCCAGTTCAGCGGCACTGCGGGACATGgttcgctgctgttgcccaACACCGCCGGACAGAAGCTCAACTACATTGTGCACAAGATGATGGAGTTCCGTGACTCGCAAGTGAAGCGCCTGGAAGAAGATCCCAATCTGGAAATTGGCGATGTAACCACTGTAAATCTGACCCGACTTGGCGGTGGCGTGCAGAACAATGTGGTGCCTCCTCTGCTAGAAGTTACCTTTGACATACGCGTTGCAGTCACTTTGGATTTGGTTGCCTTCGAGCAGCAAATTCGCGATTGGTGCAAAGAAGCAGGCGGCGGCATTGAGCTGGTCTTTGAGATGAAGAATCCCTTCGTTGAACCCACCAAGATTGATGACACAAACCCGTTCTGGGTGGCGTTCAAGCAATCTCTCGATGAACT CGGTCTGAAGACTCGAGTGCGCGTTTTC CCTGGCGCCACGGACAGTCGTTATGTGCGCTATGCAGGAATTCCCGCTTTAGGATTCTCGCCCATCAACAACACGCCTCTATTACTGCACGATCACGATGAGTTTCTGCGGGCCAGCACTTATCTGCATGGCATTGAGGTCTACAAGAAGCTGATTTCAAATGTTGCCAATGTTTGA
- the LOC132785573 gene encoding aminoacylase-1-like: MSKAKWENDEEIRIFREYLRIPSVHPNIDYTACVEFLKRQATSLGLPVEVIYPGNNSNPVVVIKWLGKQPELPSIILNSHMDVVPVFPDKWNHGPFDAHLDEEGRIFARGSQDMKCVGTQYLGAIRSLLAQGHQPKRTVYLTFVPDEEDGRPGMADLVDSDYFKQLNVGFSFDEGIASADETFTVFYAERTLWNIRFKFSGTSGHGSLLHKNTAGEKLSYVVNKFTEYRDSQVKRLEDNPNFDIGDVTTVNLTRINGGIQSNVVPPLLEVLFDIRLAVTESLVEFEQQVRKWCEEAGGGIELEFEWKEPYAAPTKIDASNRYWLAFKRGLDELGLKIRTRVFPGATDSRYLRVKGIQALGFSPINNTPVLLHDHNEFLGAETYLRGIQIYKKLIEYVSNA; this comes from the exons ATGAGCAAAGCCAAGTGGGAGAACGATGAGGAAATCCGAATCTTTCGGGAATATCTACGCATACCATCGGTGCATCCCAATATAGATTACA CTGCTTGCGTGGAGTTCTTAAAGCGTCAAGCGACTAGCTTGGGACTGCCCGTGGAAGTCATCTATCCGGGCAATAATTCGAATCCTGTTGTCGTCATCAAGTGGTTGGGCAAACAACCAGAACTGCCATCCATCATACTCAATTCCCACATGGATGTTGTACCTGTATTCCCCGACAAGTGGAATCACGGACCATTCGATGCACATCTGGATGAGGAGGGACGCATCTTTGCACGTGGCTCGCAGGACATGAAGTGCGTGGGCACACAATATCTGGGGGCCATTCGATCTCTACTTGCCCAAGGACATCAGCCCAAGCGCACAGTGTATCTGACTTTTGTGCCCGACGAAGAAGATGGCAGACCTGGAATGGCCGACTTGGTCGATTCCGATTACTTCAAGCAATTGAATGTGGGATTCAGCTTTGACGAGGGCATCGCTAGTGCGGATGAAACTTTCACGGTGTTCTACGCAGAGCGCACACTCTGGA ATATTCGCTTCAAGTTCAGTGGGACTTCGGGACATGGTTCacttttgcataaaaataCAGCTGGCGAGAAACTCAGCTATGTGGTGAACAAGTTTACGGAGTATCGCGACTCGCAGGTGAAACGTCTGGAGGATAATCCCAATTTCGATATTGGCGATGTGACCACTGTGAATCTCACTCGCATTAATGGTGGAATACAGAGCAATGTGGTGCCACCTCTGCTGGAAGTTCTCTTTGATATACGCTTAGCTGTTACTGAGAGTTTGGTTGAATTTGAGCAACAAGTTCGCAAGTGGTGCGAGGAGGCAGGCGGCGGCATTGAGTTGGAATTTGAGTGGAAGGAACCCTATGCAGCGCCAACTAAGATCGATGCCTCCAATCGCTATTGGCTGGCCTTCAAACGTGGCTTGGATGAACT CGGTCTTAAAATTCGCACTCGTGTTTTCCCTGGCGCCACTGACAGCCGCTATTTGCGTGTGAAGGGCATTCAAGCTCTGGGTTTTTCACCCATTAATAATACTCCTGTTTTGCTGCATGATCACAATGAGTTTTTGGGTGCCGAAACTTATTTGCGTGGCATACAAATTTACAAGAAACTCATCGAATATGTGTCCAATGCTTAG
- the LOC132785325 gene encoding aminoacylase-1-like translates to MSKAEWETNEEIEIFREYLKIPSVHPKPDYTPCVEFLKRQAESLDLSVQVVYPANEDNPVVVLKWEGSEPELPSIILNSHMDVVPVVAEKWKHEPFGAEMDDEGRIFARGTQDTKQVGTQYLGAIRALKAEGFQPKRTVYVTFVPDEELGGHLGMREFVKDDYFKSMNVGFSLDEGSPSLDETYYVFYAERTAWPFRYKFKGTAGHGSVLLPNTAGEKLCFILNKMMDYRASQVKRLTDDPELFIGDVTTVNLTQILGGQQNNVVPAELELIFDLRIAVDVDLEALEQQARDWCEEAGGDVEIIFERKDDFVAPTKIGPENPFWVAFEQSLTELNLKFKPQVCPGGTDSRYLRQQGVSALGFSPMNNNTPILAHDHDEFIKADVYLHGIEVYKKIIPAVANA, encoded by the exons ATGAGCAAAGCCGAGTGGGAAACCAATGAGGAAATCGAAATCTTCCGTGAATATTTGAAGATTCCTTCGGTGCATCCAAAGCCAGACTACA CGCCTTGTGTGGAATTCCTGAAGCGACAGGCGGAGAGTCTGGATCTCTCGGTGCAAGTGGTTTATCCTGCCAATGAAGATAATCCTGTCGTGGTGCTGAAGTGGGAAGGCAGCGAACCGGAGCTGCCCTCCATCATCCTCAATTCCCACATGGATGTGGTGCCCGTGGTCGCTGAGAAGTGGAAACACGAACCCTTCGGCGCCGAGATGGATGACGAAGGACGCATTTTTGCACGTGGCACACAGGACACCAAGCAGGTGGGCACCCAATACTTGGGTGCTATACGTGCTCTCAAGGCTGAAGGATTCCAGCCGAAGCGCACTGTGTATGTGACCTTTGTGCCCGACGAGGAGCTTGGCGGCCACCTAGGCATGCGGGAGTTTGTCAAGGACGATTATTTCAAGAGCATGAATGTGGGCTTCAGCTTGGACGAGGGATCTCCCAGTCTGGACGAGACCTACTATGTCTTCTATGCAGAGCGCACAGCTTGGC CTTTCAGATACAAGTTCAAGGGCACCGCTGGCCATGGTTCTGTGCTGCTGCCCAACACTGCAGGCGAGAAGCTTTGCTTCATTCTGAACAAGATGATGGACTATCGTGCATCGCAGGTCAAGCGGTTGACTGATGATCCTGAACTATTCATTGGTGATGTGACCACCGTGAATCTAACCCAAATTCTTGGCGGACAGCAGAACAATGTTGTCCCTGCTGAGCTCGAGCTGATCTTTGACCTGCGCATTGCTGTCGATGTTGATCTGGAGGCACTTGAGCAACAGGCTCGCGATTGGTGCGAGGAAGCTGGCGGCGATGTCGAGATCATCTTTGAACGGAAAGACGACTTTGTGGCGCCCACCAAGATTGGTCCTGAGAATCCCTTCTGGGTGGCATTTGAGCAATCGCTGACTGAACT gaACTTGAAATTCAAGCCACAAGTTTGCCCTGGCGGCACAGACAGTCGCTATCTGCGTCAGCAAGGTGTCTCTGCTTTGGGTTTCTCGCCTATGAACAACAATACACCCATCTTGGCTCATGACCACGATGAGTTCATCAAGGCAGATGTCTATCTGCATGGCATCGAGGTCTACAAGAAGATAATTCCAGCAGTTGCCAATGCATAG
- the LOC132785026 gene encoding aminoacylase-1-like, with amino-acid sequence MSKGWWENNAEIKIFREYLRFNTAHPNIDYTACVEYLKQQAASLDLPVDVLYPANEDNPVVVMKWEGKEPDLPSIILNSHTDVVPVVREKWTHDPFAAEMDDEGRIFARGTQDTKQVGTQYLGAIRALKAKGFQPKRTVYVTFVPDEEVGGHLGMREFVKTDYFKKMNVGFSLDEGSPSLDEVYYAYYAERTAWPLRFKCSGTAGHGSILLPNTAGEKLNYIVNKMMEYRASQVKRLKEEGLFFGDVTTINLTQLEGGVQNNVVPAQLDVVFDLRIAIDVDLEALEKQFRDWCVEAGGGVELVFERKDEFVPASKIGADVPFWAAFEKALDDLNLKVRAQVCPGGTDSRYLRQQGVTSLGFSPLNNNTPILLHDHDEHIKADVYLHGIEVYKSIIPAITDI; translated from the exons ATGAGCAAAGGCTGGTGGGAAAATAATGCGGAAATTAAGATTTTCCGCGAATACTTGCGCTTCAACACCGCTCACCCGAACATTGATTACA CTGCTTGCGTGGAGTACTTGAAACAACAGGCAGCCAGCCTTGATCTCCCCGTCGATGTGCTGTATCCTGCCAACGAGGACAATCCCGTTGTGGTCATGAAATGGGAGGGCAAAGAGCCCGATCTCCCCTCCATCATCCTCAACTCACACACGGATGTGGTGCCCGTGGTGCGTGAGAAGTGGACGCACGATCCCTTCGCTGCTGAGATGGATGACGAGGGACGCATCTTCGCTCGCGGTACACAGGACACTAAGCAGGTTGGCACTCAATACTTGGGCGCTATTCGTGCACTGAAAGCTAAAGGCTTCCAGCCAAAGCGTACTGTATATGTGACCTTTGTGCCTGATGAGGAGGTTGGTGGCCATCTGGGCATGCGTGAGTTTGTCAAGACGGATTACTTCAAGAAGATGAACGTAGGATTCAGCTTGGACGAGGGATCACCCAGTTTGGATGAGGTCTACTACGCCTACTATGCAGAGCGCACTGCCTGGC CTCTCAGGTTCAAGTGCAGTGGTACAGCTGGTCATGGCTCCATTCTGCTGCCCAACACAGCGGGCGAGAAGCTCAACTACATTGTGAACAAGATGATGGAGTATCGCGCCAGCCAAGTGAAGCGCCTCAAGGAGGAAGGACTCTTCTTTGGCGATGTGACCACCATCAACCTAACTCAATTGGAAGGAGGTGTGCAGAACAATGTTGTGCCAGCTCAGCTGGATGTGGTCTTTGATCTGCGCATTGCCATCGATGTGGATCTGGAGGCACTTGAGAAGCAATTCCGAGACTGGTGCGTTGAAGCTGGAGGCGGTGTTGAGCTTGTATTTGAGCGCAAGGATGAATTTGTCCCGGCCTCGAAAATTGGCGCTGATGTTCCCTTCTGGGCTGCCTTCGAGAAGGCCTTGGATGATCT AAACTTGAAAGTGCGTGCTCAAGTTTGTCCTGGCGGCACTGACAGTCGCTATCTGCGTCAACAAGGAGTCACTTCTTTGGGCTTCTCTCCACTGAACAACAATACACCTATTCTTCTGCACGATCACGATGAACACATTAAGGCTGACGTCTATCTGCATGGCATCGAAGTGTACAAATCGATCATTCCAGCTATTACCGATATCTAA
- the LOC132787694 gene encoding uncharacterized protein LOC132787694: MAENVVIDFKLSKAEWENNKEIQIFQEYLRIPTVHPNIDFTTCLEFLRRQAADLGLSVDVVYPSNEKNPVLIMKWEGSQPELPSIILNSHMDVVPVYPEKWTHDPFSAYLDDDGCIYARGAQDTKEIGTQYLGAIRALKATGFQPKRTVYVTFVPDEEVGGYLGMREFVKTDYFKKMNVAFSLDEGSPSRNEVYNLYYAERTAWPIRFEISGASGHGSMLFPNTAGEKFQYILSKMNEFRTSQVKLLKDNPKLMIGDVTTVNLTKVSGGVQNNVVPPKLEAVFDLRIAVTQDAAALEQQFRDWCVEAGGGIEIVFERKDDFSPATNIEATNPFWTAFQQGLAELNIKVKPSVCPGVTDSRYLRTKGVSALGFSPLNNNTTVRIHDHDEYIRADVYLYGIEVYKKVIPAIRTLSINKMSKAEWENNEEIKIFREYLRIPSVHPNVDYTPCVEFLQRQAASLELPVEIVYPVNKQNPVVLIKWVGTEPELPAIILNSHMDVVPVFREKWTHDPFAAEIDDEGRIFARGTQDTKEIGTQYLGAIRVLKAQGFKPKRTVYVSFVPDEEVGGYLGMREFVKTEDFKKLNLGFSMDEGSSSLDSGYYVYYAERTAWHLRFKISGTAGHGSILLPNTAGEKFTFIIEKMMQFRKTEVQRMARDSQLFFGDVTTINMTMVNGGLQNNVVPAQLEVVFDLRIAIDVDLEALEKQIRDWCVEAGGDIELEFEQKDEYVPPTKVDDSNPFWLAFKQAAEELNIEIRPHVCPGNTDSRFLRSNGIPALGFTPINNTPILLHDHDEYIRADSYLHGIEVYTKVIAAIANV, encoded by the exons ATGGCGGAAAATGTGgtaattgatttcaaattgaGCAAAGCGGAGTGGGAGAACAATAAGGAAATTCAAATATTCCAAGAATATCTTCGAATTCCCACCGTGCATCCAAACATCGATTTTA CTACTTGCTTGGAATTCCTAAGACGCCAGGCAGCAGATCTTGGACTGTCTGTTGATGTGGTTTATCCTAGCAACGAGAAGAATCCCGTGTTGATTATGAAATGGGAAGGCAGCCAGCCCGAGTTGCCTTCAATCATACTCAACTCTCACATGGATGTGGTGCCCGTTTATCCCGAGAAGTGGACGCACGATCCTTTCAGTGCTTACTTGGATGATGATGGCTGCATTTATGCTCGAGGTGCACAGGACACCAAGGAGATTGGCACTCAATATCTGGGCGCAATTCGTGCTCTCAAGGCAACTGGCTTTCAGCCAAAGCGCACTGTTTATGTAACCTTTGTACCCGATGAGGAGGTGGGAGGTTATCTGGGCATGCGTGAGTTTGTCAAGACGGATTACTTTAAGAAGATGAACGTAGCATTCAGCTTGGATGAAGGATCGCCCAGCAGGAATGAGGTGTACAATCTCTACTATGCAGAGCGCACTGCGTGGC CCATTCGCTTCGAGATCAGCGGCGCTTCGGGACATGGCTCGATGCTGTTTCCCAATACAGCTGGCGAAAAGTTCCAATACATATTGtcaaaaatgaacgaattccGCACTTCACAGGTCAAGTTACTAAAAGATAATCCCAAGCTGATGATTGGCGATGTAACCACAGTGAATCTGACTAAAGTTAGCGGTGGAGTGCAGAATAATGTCGTTCCTCCAAAGCTGGAAGCAGTCTTTGATTTGCGCATTGCTGTCACACAAGATGCGGCTGCTTTGGAGCAACAATTCCGTGATTGGTGCGTTGAGGCAGGCGGCGGCATTGAGATTGTCTTTGAGCGCAAAGATGACTTCTCGCCAGCCACAAATATTGAGGCAACGAATCCGTTCTGGACAGCCTTTCAACAGGGTTTGGCTGAGCT CAATATCAAAGTCAAACCAAGTGTTTGTCCTGGCGTCACAGACAGTCGCTATCTGCGCACCAAAGGAGTCTCGGCGCTTGGCTTTTCGCCGctgaacaacaacacaacagtgCGTATACATGATCACGATGAGTACATACGAGCAGATGTCTATCTATATGGCATCGAGGTCTATAAGAAAGTTATCCCAGCT ATACGCACGTTGTCAAT TAACAAAATGAGCAAAGCCGAGTGGGAAAACAATgaggaaataaaaatattccgCGAATATTTGCGCATTCCTTCGGTACATCCAAATGTGGATTACA CACCTTGTGTGGAGTTCTTGCAACGACAGGCAGCTAGTCTAGAACTGCCTGTGGAAATTGTTTATCCGGTGAACAAGCAAAATCCGGTTGTGCTCATCAAATGGGTAGGAACAGAGCCCGAGTTGCCCGCCATCATTCTCAACTCTCACATGGATGTTGTGCCCGTGTTTCGCGAGAAATGGACTCACGATCCCTTCGCTGCTGAGATTGATGACGAGGGACGCATCTTTGCTCGAGGCACGCAGGACACCAAGGAGATTGGCACACAGTATTTGGGTGCAATTCGTGTGCTAAAAGCGCAAGGATTCAAGCCAAAGCGCACGGTTTATGTGAGTTTTGTACCGGATGAAGAAGTGGGCGGTTATTTGGGCATGCGTGAGTTTGTCAAGACGGAAGATTTTAAGAAGTTGAACTTGGGATTCAGCATGGATGAGGGTTCATCCAGCTTGGATAGTGGCTACTACGTTTACTATGCAGAGCGCACTGCCTGGC ATCTACGTTTCAAGATCAGCGGTACTGCTGGCCATGGCTCCATTCTGCTGCCCAACACAGCAGGTGAAAAGTTCACATTTATCATAGAGAAAATGATGCAATTCCGCAAAACAGAAGTTCAGCGTATGGCGAGGGACTCTCAGCTTTTCTTTGGCGATGTGACCACCATTAACATGACAATGGTCAACGGAGGTTTGCAGAATAATGTGGTGCCTGCTCAGTTGGAAGTTGTTTTCGATCTGCGCATTGCCATTGATGTGGATCTGGAGGCACTTGAGAAGCAAATACGCGATTGGTGCGTCGAGGCTGGAGGTGACATTGAGTTGGAGTTTGAGCAGAAAGATGAATATGTGCCGCCCACAAAAGTCGATGATTCGAATCCCTTCTGGCTAGCCTTCAAGCAGGCAGCTGAAGAACT CAACATTGAAATCCGTCCTCATGTCTGTCCTGGCAACACGGACAGTCGCTTCTTGCGCTCGAATGGCATTCCGGCTCTTGGTTTCACGCCCATCAATAACACGCCCATTTTGCTGCATGATCATGATGAATACATTCGTGCCGATAGCTATTTGCATGGCATTGAGGTCTACACGAAGGTAATTGCAGCCATTGCGAATGTTTGA
- the LOC132787768 gene encoding serine-rich adhesin for platelets yields the protein MWKCHKCGKPVYFAERKQSLGYDWHPECLRCEECGKRLNPGQHAEHKGVPYCHVPCYGALFGPQLFGHGTRVESHKSYGVKGTQKPVAAQVNGPALPRDHLESKLKVYNQFYDNKSLEIRSREVNNRLVLEGPLRVFWGVQGVIHLKEDDDQRTFIVRKRNSCRTSKAADESCSDKENEASDSVAPPTTTASEVDPLSTDISLSESMTFDSCSLNEISELPTTPEDASANTTGSGQLPNGQSSNADNDEEDTTTTDSSSTLIGSGTEAVTASTSCVSSTLPSKLGNLEKLDWDDIDDLLQVERRHTEKDKNYETMPVKLPSSSSQSSSESSPSKTCTESSSSSTATQNNQINSASSPTTTTTTTSSSDNFMTATDSLTANTNTQNTSTVTTTNTTLDEYKTSDDATLKPMDFEDFKRSVHQDYVNGANSFQEPNEDTLKRNQPIDPSRIHDSLKLYGENSVMSKSFNCEHALRSIDPALINDTMHLRSSIDSPRSSQRQYALQKSGSAFASTAPSREQHKPFEQGRQLFEKGINRSKSGPSCFVYSDSDDDDDATLRPHRLATVRRSDVPQRYIQIQMNCYPKEETSRGDTSSVLSGAVAGDELTQTEELYTATEGRGAAGDGVDAAGNEAGLHVNEDGVVLRRPPRTGAAAIKRRSGNRRSRTKLKRRCSINGHFYNRETSFFTPPYGSQMSVWVTSLVTTQEVINLVLEKYKVDSAAENFSLFIVRDNGEQKRLKDNEYPLITRITLGPHEDVARLFLVDARKTDEISNEVAQFLNLSLPECRAILAGYDQELAREVVKIKERYSELRRRIVTRMESLKVHL from the exons ATGTGGAAGTGCCACAAGTGCGGCAAACCCGTTTACTTTG CGGAACGTAAACAGTCTCTGGGCTACGACTGGCATCCGGAATGTTTGCGTTGCGAGGAGTGCGGCAAGCGTCTCAATCCCGGCCAGCATGCAGAG CATAAAGGAGTGCCTTATTGTCATGTGCCCTGCTATGGTGCGCTGTTTGGTCCCCAGCTTTTTGGTCACGGCACGCGTGTTGAGTCACACAAGAGCTATGGCGTTAAAGGCACCCAGAAACCCGTTGCCGCTCAAGTTAATGGACCCGCCTTGCCGCGCGATCACTTGGAGTCCAAGCTAAAG GTCTATAATCAGTTTTACGACAATAAAAGTCTCGAGATACGCAGCAGGGAAGTGAACAATCGCTTGGTGCTCGAAGGACCGCTGCGTGTCTTCTGGGGCGTCCAGGGCGTCATACATCTGAAGGAGGACGACGATCAGCGCACGTTCATAGTGCGCAAACGTAATTCGTGTCGCACCTCCAAGGCAGCGGAT GAAAGCTGCTCGGATAAGGAGAATGAGGCCAGCGACTCGGTGGCACCGCCTACAACAACGGCTAGCGAGGTGGATCCACTCTCCACGGACATTTCACTCTCAGAGAGCATGACCTTTGACTCGTGCAGTTTAAATGAGATTTCCGAGCTGCCGACAACGCCTGAAGATGCCTCCGCCAACACAACAGGCAGTGGACAGTTGCCCAATGGTCAGTCATCGAATGCGGACAATGACGAGGAGGATACTACCACAACGGATTCGTCGAGCACGTTGATTGGCAGCGGCACCGAAGCGGTTACGGCCAGCACAAGTTGTGTGTCCAGCACGTTGCCTTCGAAGCTGGGCAATCTGGAGAAGCTGGACTGGGATGACATTGATGATCTGCTGCAGGTGGAGCGACGTCACACCGAAAAGGATAAAAACTATGAAACAATGCCGGTAAAGTTGCCCTCATCGTCGTCGCAATCTTCCAGCGAGAGTTCGCCCAGCAAAACCTGTACCGAAAGCAGTTCTTCCTCCACGGCCACGCAgaataatcaaattaattcgGCCTCatcgccaacaacaacgacgaccaCAACAAGCAGCTCGGATAACTTTATGACGGCCACCGACTCCTTGACTGCCAATACAAACACGCAAAACACCAGCACAGTGACCACTACAAACACCACATTGGATGAGTACAAGACATCCGATGATGCGACGCTGAAACCGATGGATTTCGAGGACTTTAAACGCAGCGTGCATCAGGATTATGTAAATGGTGCGAATTCATTTCAAGAGCCCAATGAAGATACGCTGAAACGCAATCAACCCATTGATCCATCGCGCATACACGATTCCCTCAAGCTCTACGGCGAGAATTCAGTGATGAGCAAGAGCTTTAACTGCGAGCATGCTCTGCGCTCCATAGATCCCGCCTTGATCAATGATACGATGCATTTGCGAAGCAGCATCGACTCGCCGCGTTCCTCGCAGCGTCAGTATGCGCTGCAGAAGAGCGGTTCAGCCTTTGCTTCCACTGCTCCTAGCAGGGAGCAGCATAAGCCATTTGAACAGGGCCGCCAGCTGTTCGAGAAGGGCATTAATCGCTCGAAGTCGGGACCCAGTTGCTTTGTGTACTCGGAcagcgatgatgatgacgatgcgACGCTGCGTCCACATCGTTTGGCCACCGTGCGACGCAGCGATGTGCCTCAACGTTATATACAAATCCAAATGAATTGCTATCCCAAAGAAGAGACGAGCCGCGGTGACACCTCATCG GTGTTGAGTGGCGCTGTGGCTGGTGACGAATTGACGCAGACCGAGGAGCTTTACACGGCCACCGAGGGCAGAGGAGCAGCTGGCGATGGCGTCGATGCTGCTGGCAACGAAGCGGGATTGCATGTGAATGAGGATGGCGTTGTGCTGCGTCGACCACCGCGCACTGGAGCTGCGGCAATTAAACGACGCAGTGGCAATCGACG ATCTCGCACGAAGCTGAAGCGTCGCTGTTCTATCAATGGACATTTCTATAATCGAGAAACTTCCTTTTTCACGCCGCCTTACGGCTCGCAGATGTCCGTCTGGGTTACGTCGCTGGTGACCACACAGGAGGTCATTAATCTGGTGCTGGAGAAGTACAAGGTGGATAGCGCAGCGGAGAACTTTTCGTTGTTCATAGTGCGCGACAATGGAGAGCAGAAGCGTCTGAAGGATAATGAATATCCGTTGATAACGCGCATCACGTTGGGACCTCACGAGGATGTGGCGCGTTTATTTTTGGTGGATGCACGCAAAACTGATGAAATCAG TAATGAAGTTGCTCAATTTTTGAATCTGTCGCTGCCTGAGTGCCGCGCCATACTCGCTGGTTATGACCAGGAATTGGCGCGTGAAGTAGTTAAAATTAAGGAGAG ATATTCGGAGCTACGTCGTCGCATTGTGACGCGCATGGAATCTCTAAAGGTGCATCTATAA